GTTCCTCGGTCTCGCACCCGAGGGTTTCCGGACCGTGCCGCGCGTTCTTTACTTCCACGAGAATCAGCTCACCTATCCGCTTCCGGAGAACGAACGCCGCGACCTGCATGTCGTGATGACCGAGATCGCCTCGGCGCTCGCCGCGGACCGGATTCTCTTCAACTCCGAACACCATCGCCGCGAGCTTCTCGCCGCGCTCCCCGGTTTTCTCCGCGGGCTCCCGGATCGAAAGCCGGCTGGCGTCGCGGAGCGGTTCCGGGCGCTTTCCTCGGTGCTGTCGCCGGGGGTCGACTTCGCGTCGCTTGGGACGTTCCGCGAGCGAACGCGGCCAGAGGGGAAGCCCCCGGTTCTCCTCTGGAATCATCGGTGGGAGCACGACAAGGGGAAGGACCTCCTTCTCGATCTTCTCCGCGGCCTTCGGAGAAGGCGGGTGTCGTTCCGGCTTGTCGTGACCGGAGCCCCGCGCGGCGCGCGATCCGATCTCTTCGAGGAGCTCCCGCGGGCGGCGGGAAGTTCTCTCGCTCACGTCGGCTTCGCGAGGACCCGGTCCTCCTACGCGCGGCTTCTCGCGCGCGCGGATCTCGCCGTCT
This genomic interval from Candidatus Eisenbacteria bacterium contains the following:
- a CDS encoding DUF3524 domain-containing protein codes for the protein MARILLLEPFFGGSHRAFAEGLARRSRHTIELLTAPGRFWRWRMRGAAIEFARRARTIDPPDLLFASSMLSLAEFLGLAPEGFRTVPRVLYFHENQLTYPLPENERRDLHVVMTEIASALAADRILFNSEHHRRELLAALPGFLRGLPDRKPAGVAERFRALSSVLSPGVDFASLGTFRERTRPEGKPPVLLWNHRWEHDKGKDLLLDLLRGLRRRRVSFRLVVTGAPRGARSDLFEELPRAAGSSLAHVGFARTRSSYARLLARADLAV